One part of the Deltaproteobacteria bacterium CG2_30_66_27 genome encodes these proteins:
- a CDS encoding deoxyuridine 5'-triphosphate nucleotidohydrolase → MGEECAIRVRLLRGAVDALPAYQTAGAAGMDLSADVDGEIVIPPMGREKIPTGIALSIPAGVEGQVRPRSGLAIRHGVTCLNAPGTIDSDYRGEVCVILANFGEKPFPVRRGDRIAQIVFSRTLRARLDVVPDLEETPRGEGGFGHTGR, encoded by the coding sequence ATGGGCGAGGAATGCGCGATCCGGGTTCGGCTGCTGCGCGGGGCGGTCGACGCGCTCCCCGCGTACCAGACGGCGGGGGCGGCCGGAATGGATCTTTCGGCCGACGTCGACGGCGAGATCGTCATCCCGCCGATGGGGAGGGAGAAGATTCCTACGGGGATCGCACTGTCGATTCCCGCGGGAGTGGAGGGGCAGGTGCGGCCCCGCAGCGGGCTCGCGATCCGCCACGGCGTGACGTGCCTCAACGCGCCCGGGACGATCGACTCCGACTACCGGGGCGAGGTGTGCGTGATCCTGGCGAACTTCGGCGAGAAACCGTTCCCCGTCCGGCGCGGCGACCGGATCGCCCAGATCGTCTTTTCCCGGACGCTGCGGGCGCGCCTCGACGTCGTGCCCGATCTCGAGGAAACCCCGCGGGGCGAGGGAGGTTTCGGCCACACGGGGAGATAA
- a CDS encoding adenylosuccinate lyase: MIERYTRPEMAAIWHDENRFRIWLDIEILAMEAMVRQGWIPADALARVREKASFDIARIDEIEKKVKHDVIAFLTSVAEHIGDDSRFLHVGLTSSDVLDTAFAVQMRQALTLLIREAEAVFDVLKARALEHRGTVMIGRTHGIHAEPVTFGWKMALWADEVRRDITRLVRARHVISVGKLSGAVGTFANIDPCVEDFVCRKLHLSAAPASTQVIQRDRHAEVFAALAIVASSLDKFSTEIRHLQRTEVREVEEFFAAGQKGSSAMPHKRNPVLSENLSGLARLLRGYSVTAMENMALWHERDISHSSAERVIAPDATILLHFALGRFRGMMEKLLVYPDRMRRNLESTHGLLYSQRVLLALAAKGFSREMAYEMVQRSAMKSWKNGRPLAAILWKDRDVRAALSKKEFDALFDIDYYLKNIDGIIDRVFARKGGKA, encoded by the coding sequence GTGATCGAGCGGTACACGCGGCCGGAGATGGCTGCCATCTGGCACGACGAGAACCGGTTTCGCATCTGGCTCGACATCGAGATCCTCGCCATGGAGGCGATGGTCCGCCAGGGATGGATCCCGGCGGACGCCCTCGCGCGGGTCCGGGAAAAGGCGTCCTTCGACATCGCGCGGATCGACGAGATCGAGAAGAAGGTAAAGCACGACGTCATCGCCTTCCTGACCTCCGTCGCGGAGCATATCGGCGACGACTCCCGCTTCCTCCACGTGGGGCTGACGAGTTCCGACGTCCTGGACACCGCCTTCGCCGTCCAGATGCGGCAGGCCCTCACGCTCCTGATCCGCGAGGCCGAAGCGGTCTTCGATGTCCTCAAGGCCCGCGCCCTCGAGCATCGGGGCACCGTGATGATCGGCCGTACGCACGGCATCCACGCCGAGCCGGTGACGTTCGGGTGGAAGATGGCGCTGTGGGCCGACGAGGTTCGACGGGACATCACCCGCCTCGTCCGCGCGCGCCACGTGATCTCGGTCGGGAAGCTCTCCGGGGCGGTGGGAACCTTCGCCAACATCGATCCCTGCGTCGAAGACTTCGTCTGCCGGAAGCTCCACCTCTCGGCCGCGCCCGCCTCCACCCAGGTGATCCAGCGCGACCGGCACGCCGAGGTGTTCGCCGCGCTCGCCATCGTCGCCTCGTCCCTCGACAAGTTTTCCACGGAGATCCGCCACCTGCAGCGGACCGAGGTCCGCGAGGTGGAAGAATTCTTCGCCGCCGGCCAGAAAGGGTCCTCCGCCATGCCGCACAAGCGGAACCCCGTCCTTTCCGAAAACCTCTCCGGCCTCGCGCGGCTGCTGCGCGGCTACTCCGTCACGGCGATGGAGAACATGGCGCTCTGGCACGAACGGGACATCAGCCACTCCTCCGCCGAGCGGGTGATCGCCCCCGACGCCACCATCCTCCTTCACTTCGCCCTCGGACGGTTTCGTGGGATGATGGAGAAGCTGCTTGTCTATCCCGACAGGATGCGGAGAAACCTCGAGAGCACCCATGGGCTGCTCTACTCGCAGCGCGTGCTCCTCGCTCTGGCTGCGAAGGGGTTCTCGAGGGAGATGGCGTACGAGATGGTCCAACGGTCCGCGATGAAGTCGTGGAAAAACGGGCGCCCGCTCGCGGCGATTCTCTGGAAGGACAGGGACGTGCGCGCCGCGCTGTCGAAAAAAGAGTTCGACGCGCTGTTCGACATCGACTACTACCTCAAGAATATCGACGGAATCATCGACCGGGTGTTCGCTCGAAAGGGGGGGAAGGCGTGA
- a CDS encoding phosphoribosylformylglycinamidine synthase — protein sequence MKAKIYVTLKRGVLDPQGKAIRASLSQLGIDGVEDVRVGKFMEVTLKEIGAEEARRRLDEACRRLLANTVIEEYRIEIGG from the coding sequence GTGAAGGCGAAAATCTACGTCACGCTGAAGCGGGGGGTCCTCGACCCGCAGGGGAAGGCGATCCGCGCGTCGCTCTCCCAGCTCGGCATCGACGGTGTGGAAGACGTGCGCGTCGGCAAGTTCATGGAGGTCACGCTGAAGGAAATCGGGGCCGAGGAAGCGCGCCGCCGCCTCGACGAGGCGTGCCGCCGCCTGCTGGCGAACACGGTGATCGAAGAGTACCGGATCGAGATCGGGGGATAG